A genomic region of Helicoverpa zea isolate HzStark_Cry1AcR chromosome 8, ilHelZeax1.1, whole genome shotgun sequence contains the following coding sequences:
- the LOC124632663 gene encoding palmitoyltransferase Hip14 isoform X2, whose protein sequence is MYDSTCGAAASGQCGKSQPDGDGPPPREPPPAPLERDYSGFDIVKATQYGAFARVKELVEAGWDVNQPDHETVTLLHWAAINNRREIIQYLLSKGAAVDAVGGELQSTPLHWATRQGHLEATVLLVRAGADPGLRDAEGCACLHLAAQFGHTAVVAYLVARGVAADAPDAAGMTPLMWACWKVSAVDPARLLLTLGASPRPADRSHGNTALHWAILARNTTAISTLILYGDASLDVPNLRGVTPLAMLQANADSLWVGSKVSDKIKEHSLAANKKNIFRRLTYDKKFRWWCVVVMPFVAFYLTGLVLEMDALYLVKAFLLVCFYGALHFLSNLLFDDDLKNIFPLSVYLATKAWFYITWAVFIAGVVGAGATLLFALCSAALWASFLRSWRSDPGVISASRQDKLRTIIELSESARGGFEPARFCSACLVRRPLRSKHCSVCNRCVAKFDHHCPWVGNCIGANNHRYFIAFLVSLLVMCAWMLWGGAQYFVSECGADDAGAAAVLLQWAQCNAWLAWVMLNACFHLFWVFVLTCCQLYLVVCLGMTTNEQLNRSRYRHFVARGGRSPFTRGPLHNCADFFGCGACGLLAPRSRDWAAAGLDDDAAEPMLQHYV, encoded by the exons ATGTACGACAGTACATGCGGTGCCGCTGCTAGCGGGCAATGCGGCAAGTCGCAGCCCGACGGTGATGGCCCGCCACCTCGGGAGCCCCCGCCCGCGCCCCTGGAGCGAGACTACAGCGGGTTTGATATAGTGAAGGCTACGCAGTACGGCGCTTTCGCTCGCGTCAAGGAGCTCGTAGAGGCGGGATGGGACGTGAACCAGCCGGATCACGAGACTGTTACGCTGTTGCATTGGGCGGCGATAAACAACAGGCGCGAGATCATCCAGTACCTGTTGTCGAAGGGCGCCGCCGTGGATGCCGTCGGTGGCGAGTTGCAGTCGACGCCGCTACACTGGGCGACGCGGCAGGGCCACCTCGAGGCCACGGTGCTGCTGGTGCGCGCGGGCGCGGACCCGGGGCTGCGCGACGCGGAGGGCTGCGCCTGCCTGCACCTGGCGGCTCAGTTCGGCCACACGGCCGTGGTGGCGTACCTGGTGGCGCGCGGCGTGGCGGCCGACGCGCCCGACGCCGCCGGCATGACGCCGCTCATGTGGGCCTGCTGGAAGGTGTCGGCCGTGGACCCGGCGCGCCTGCTGCTCACGCTGGGCGCGTCGCCGCGACCCGCCGACCGCTCGCACGGGAACACTGCCCTGCACTGGGCCATTCTAGCCAGGAACACCACTGCCATATCTACTCTCATCCTCTAT GGCGATGCCAGCTTAGATGTGCCCAACCTGCGTGGAGTGACGCCTCTAGCAATGCTCCAAGCAAATGCCGACTCACTCTGGGTGGGCTCTAAAGtatcagacaaaataaaagagCATTCACTAGCCGCAAACAAAAAGAACATATTTAGGAGATTGACTTATGACAAG AAGTTCCGGTGGTGGTGCGTGGTGGTGATGCCGTTCGTGGCGTTCTACCTGACGGGGCTGGTGCTGGAGATGGACGCGCTGTACCTGGTCAAGGCCTTCCTGCTGGTGTGCTTCTACGGCGCGCTGCACTTCCTCAGCAACCTGCTGTTCGACGACGACCTTAAGAACATATTCCCGCTCAGTGTCTACCTCGCGACAAAG GCGTGGTTCTACATCACGTGGGCGGTGTTCATCGCGGGCGTGGTGGGCGCGGGCGCCACGCTGCTGTTCGCGCTGTGCTCGGCGGCGCTGTGGGCCAGCTTCCTGCGCTCGTGGCGGTCCGACCCCGGCGTCATCAGCGCCTCGCGCCAGGACAAGCTGCGCACCATCATCGAGCTGTCGGAGTCGGCCCGCGGCGGCTTCGAGCCCGCGCGCTTCTGCTCCGCCTGCCTCGTGCGCCGCCCGCTGCGCTCCAAGCACTGCTCCGTGTGCAACCGCTGCGTGGCCAAGTTCGACCACCACTGCCCCTGGGTGGGCAACTGCATCG GGGCCAACAACCACCGCTACTTCATCGCGTTCCTCGTGAGCCTGCTGGTGATGTGCGCGTGGATGCTGTGGGGCGGCGCGCAGTACTTCGTGTCGGAGTGCGGCGCCGACGACGCGGGCGCGGCCGCCGTGCTGCTGCAGTGGGCGCAGTGCAACGCTTGGCTGGCCTGGGTCATGCTCAACGCTTGCTTCCACTTGTTCTGGGTGTTCGTGCTGACGTGCTGCCAGCTGTACCTG GTGGTGTGCCTGGGCATGACGACCAACGAGCAGCTGAACCGCAGCCGCTACCGACACTTCGTGGCGCGAGGCGGCCGCTCGCCCTTCACGCGCGGCCCGCTGCACAACTGCGCCGACTTCTTCGGCTGCGGCGCCTGCGGGCTGCTGGCGCCGCGCTCGCGGGACTGGGCGGCCGCCGGGCTGGACGACGACGCCGCCGAGCCCATGCTGCAGCACTACGTGTGA
- the LOC124632663 gene encoding palmitoyltransferase Hip14 isoform X1, whose product MYDSTCGAAASGQCGKSQPDGDGPPPREPPPAPLERDYSGFDIVKATQYGAFARVKELVEAGWDVNQPDHETVTLLHWAAINNRREIIQYLLSKGAAVDAVGGELQSTPLHWATRQGHLEATVLLVRAGADPGLRDAEGCACLHLAAQFGHTAVVAYLVARGVAADAPDAAGMTPLMWACWKVSAVDPARLLLTLGASPRPADRSHGNTALHWAILARNTTAISTLILYGDASLDVPNLRGVTPLAMLQANADSLWVGSKVSDKIKEHSLAANKKNIFRRLTYDKKFRWWCVVVMPFVAFYLTGLVLEMDALYLVKAFLLVCFYGALHFLSNLLFDDDLKNIFPLSVYLATKAWFYITWAVFIAGVVGAGATLLFALCSAALWASFLRSWRSDPGVISASRQDKLRTIIELSESARGGFEPARFCSACLVRRPLRSKHCSVCNRCVAKFDHHCPWVGNCIGANNHRYFIAFLVSLLVMCAWMLWGGAQYFVSECGADDAGAAAVLLQWAQCNAWLAWVMLNACFHLFWVFVLTCCQLYLVSVRAGCGALPPVACADAALCRQVVCLGMTTNEQLNRSRYRHFVARGGRSPFTRGPLHNCADFFGCGACGLLAPRSRDWAAAGLDDDAAEPMLQHYV is encoded by the exons ATGTACGACAGTACATGCGGTGCCGCTGCTAGCGGGCAATGCGGCAAGTCGCAGCCCGACGGTGATGGCCCGCCACCTCGGGAGCCCCCGCCCGCGCCCCTGGAGCGAGACTACAGCGGGTTTGATATAGTGAAGGCTACGCAGTACGGCGCTTTCGCTCGCGTCAAGGAGCTCGTAGAGGCGGGATGGGACGTGAACCAGCCGGATCACGAGACTGTTACGCTGTTGCATTGGGCGGCGATAAACAACAGGCGCGAGATCATCCAGTACCTGTTGTCGAAGGGCGCCGCCGTGGATGCCGTCGGTGGCGAGTTGCAGTCGACGCCGCTACACTGGGCGACGCGGCAGGGCCACCTCGAGGCCACGGTGCTGCTGGTGCGCGCGGGCGCGGACCCGGGGCTGCGCGACGCGGAGGGCTGCGCCTGCCTGCACCTGGCGGCTCAGTTCGGCCACACGGCCGTGGTGGCGTACCTGGTGGCGCGCGGCGTGGCGGCCGACGCGCCCGACGCCGCCGGCATGACGCCGCTCATGTGGGCCTGCTGGAAGGTGTCGGCCGTGGACCCGGCGCGCCTGCTGCTCACGCTGGGCGCGTCGCCGCGACCCGCCGACCGCTCGCACGGGAACACTGCCCTGCACTGGGCCATTCTAGCCAGGAACACCACTGCCATATCTACTCTCATCCTCTAT GGCGATGCCAGCTTAGATGTGCCCAACCTGCGTGGAGTGACGCCTCTAGCAATGCTCCAAGCAAATGCCGACTCACTCTGGGTGGGCTCTAAAGtatcagacaaaataaaagagCATTCACTAGCCGCAAACAAAAAGAACATATTTAGGAGATTGACTTATGACAAG AAGTTCCGGTGGTGGTGCGTGGTGGTGATGCCGTTCGTGGCGTTCTACCTGACGGGGCTGGTGCTGGAGATGGACGCGCTGTACCTGGTCAAGGCCTTCCTGCTGGTGTGCTTCTACGGCGCGCTGCACTTCCTCAGCAACCTGCTGTTCGACGACGACCTTAAGAACATATTCCCGCTCAGTGTCTACCTCGCGACAAAG GCGTGGTTCTACATCACGTGGGCGGTGTTCATCGCGGGCGTGGTGGGCGCGGGCGCCACGCTGCTGTTCGCGCTGTGCTCGGCGGCGCTGTGGGCCAGCTTCCTGCGCTCGTGGCGGTCCGACCCCGGCGTCATCAGCGCCTCGCGCCAGGACAAGCTGCGCACCATCATCGAGCTGTCGGAGTCGGCCCGCGGCGGCTTCGAGCCCGCGCGCTTCTGCTCCGCCTGCCTCGTGCGCCGCCCGCTGCGCTCCAAGCACTGCTCCGTGTGCAACCGCTGCGTGGCCAAGTTCGACCACCACTGCCCCTGGGTGGGCAACTGCATCG GGGCCAACAACCACCGCTACTTCATCGCGTTCCTCGTGAGCCTGCTGGTGATGTGCGCGTGGATGCTGTGGGGCGGCGCGCAGTACTTCGTGTCGGAGTGCGGCGCCGACGACGCGGGCGCGGCCGCCGTGCTGCTGCAGTGGGCGCAGTGCAACGCTTGGCTGGCCTGGGTCATGCTCAACGCTTGCTTCCACTTGTTCTGGGTGTTCGTGCTGACGTGCTGCCAGCTGTACCTGGTGAGTGTGCGGGCCGGCTGCGGTGCGCTGCCGCCGGTCGCCTGCGCTGACGCGGCTCTGTGCCGGCAGGTGGTGTGCCTGGGCATGACGACCAACGAGCAGCTGAACCGCAGCCGCTACCGACACTTCGTGGCGCGAGGCGGCCGCTCGCCCTTCACGCGCGGCCCGCTGCACAACTGCGCCGACTTCTTCGGCTGCGGCGCCTGCGGGCTGCTGGCGCCGCGCTCGCGGGACTGGGCGGCCGCCGGGCTGGACGACGACGCCGCCGAGCCCATGCTGCAGCACTACGTGTGA
- the LOC124632203 gene encoding MOB kinase activator-like 2 isoform X3: MFPMWLRLVSAGSGVVVGAGEGRVCGRAGAANGVVRSARSVARAMCHAVVLGVLFSLPSYLYSAVPFRKARRKEREGEPAGDPKLYLQEALLERKLPELDMRQLVDLPRGLDYNEWLASHTLALFDHVNLLYGTVSEFCTAASCPDMTGPGGRTYAWYDDRGKKSRVAAPQYVDYVMTFTQKTVNDETVFPTKYANEFPAQFEGVVRRVLRLLFHVVAHMYAAHFRQLALLRLHAHLHLTFAHLTALDARFALLDHKETEVLRDLEVALRLSEPAPGEADDASPRRRDPVVTQPLATA, from the exons ATGTTTCCAATGTGGTTGCGTCTCGTTTCGGCGGGGTCGGGTGTAGTCGTGGGCGCGGGGGAGGGGCGGGTGTGCGGGCGCGCGGGCGCAGCGAATGGCGTCGTGCGCAGCGCTCGCTCAGTAGCCCGCGCGATGTGCCACGCAGTAGTGCTCGGAGTGCTGTTCTCGCTGCCCTCCTACCTGTACTCGGCAGTGCCGTTCAG GAAGGCGCGGCGCAAGGAGCGCGAGGGCGAGCCGGCGGGCGACCCCAAGCTGTACCTGCAGGAGGCGCTGCTGGAGCGCAAGCTGCCCGAGCTCGACATGCGCCAGCTCGTGGACCTGCCGCGCGGCCTCGACTACAACGAGTGGCTCGCCTCGCACA CGCTGGCGCTGTTCGACCACGTGAACCTGCTGTACGGAACCGTGTCGGAGTTCTGCACGGCCGCGTCGTGCCCCGACATGACGGGCCCGGGCGGCCGCACCTACGCCTGGTACGACGACCGGGGCAAGAAGTCCCGCGTCGCCGCGCCTCAGTACGTCGACTACGTCATGACATTCACGcagaagaccgtcaacgacgagACTGTTTTCCCTACTAAATATG CGAACGAGTTCCCGGCGCAGTTCGAGGGCGTGGTGCGGCGGGTGCTGCGGCTGCTGTTCCACGTGGTGGCGCACATGTACGCGGCGCACTTCCGCCAGCTGGCGCTGCTGCGCCTGCACGCGCACCTGCACCTCACCTTCGCGCACCTCACCGCGCTCGACGCGCGCTTCGCGCTGCTCGACCACAAGGAGACCGAG GTGCTGCGCGACCTGGAGGTGGCGCTGCGGCTGTCGGAGCCGGCGCCGGGCGAGGCGGACGACGCGTCGCCGCGCCGCCGCGACCCCGTCGTCACGCAGCCGCTCGCCACCGCGTGA
- the LOC124632203 gene encoding MOB kinase activator-like 2 isoform X1: MFPMWLRLVSAGSGVVVGAGEGRVCGRAGAANGVVRSARSVARAMCHAVVLGVLFSLPSYLYSAVPFRKARRKEREGEPAGDPKLYLQEALLERKLPELDMRQLVDLPRGLDYNEWLASHSQFHHTTPTSVVNLLPPVRLINFNNAISSLHALALFDHVNLLYGTVSEFCTAASCPDMTGPGGRTYAWYDDRGKKSRVAAPQYVDYVMTFTQKTVNDETVFPTKYANEFPAQFEGVVRRVLRLLFHVVAHMYAAHFRQLALLRLHAHLHLTFAHLTALDARFALLDHKETEVLRDLEVALRLSEPAPGEADDASPRRRDPVVTQPLATA, encoded by the exons ATGTTTCCAATGTGGTTGCGTCTCGTTTCGGCGGGGTCGGGTGTAGTCGTGGGCGCGGGGGAGGGGCGGGTGTGCGGGCGCGCGGGCGCAGCGAATGGCGTCGTGCGCAGCGCTCGCTCAGTAGCCCGCGCGATGTGCCACGCAGTAGTGCTCGGAGTGCTGTTCTCGCTGCCCTCCTACCTGTACTCGGCAGTGCCGTTCAG GAAGGCGCGGCGCAAGGAGCGCGAGGGCGAGCCGGCGGGCGACCCCAAGCTGTACCTGCAGGAGGCGCTGCTGGAGCGCAAGCTGCCCGAGCTCGACATGCGCCAGCTCGTGGACCTGCCGCGCGGCCTCGACTACAACGAGTGGCTCGCCTCGCACAGTCAGTTCCACCACACCACCCCCACTAGCGTAGTCAATCTGCTGCCCCCTGTCCGCCTCATCAACTTTAATAATGCTATATCATCACTACAtg CGCTGGCGCTGTTCGACCACGTGAACCTGCTGTACGGAACCGTGTCGGAGTTCTGCACGGCCGCGTCGTGCCCCGACATGACGGGCCCGGGCGGCCGCACCTACGCCTGGTACGACGACCGGGGCAAGAAGTCCCGCGTCGCCGCGCCTCAGTACGTCGACTACGTCATGACATTCACGcagaagaccgtcaacgacgagACTGTTTTCCCTACTAAATATG CGAACGAGTTCCCGGCGCAGTTCGAGGGCGTGGTGCGGCGGGTGCTGCGGCTGCTGTTCCACGTGGTGGCGCACATGTACGCGGCGCACTTCCGCCAGCTGGCGCTGCTGCGCCTGCACGCGCACCTGCACCTCACCTTCGCGCACCTCACCGCGCTCGACGCGCGCTTCGCGCTGCTCGACCACAAGGAGACCGAG GTGCTGCGCGACCTGGAGGTGGCGCTGCGGCTGTCGGAGCCGGCGCCGGGCGAGGCGGACGACGCGTCGCCGCGCCGCCGCGACCCCGTCGTCACGCAGCCGCTCGCCACCGCGTGA